A region of Selenomonadales bacterium 4137-cl DNA encodes the following proteins:
- a CDS encoding LptF/LptG family permease, with product MLVIDRYLLTSLAKPLILSIAGLSLLFLSSAIFEMGTYLIVRRVHPYLVGLLLLYKLPSVLVATLPMGSLFAMLFVLGKMARDRELMIVRMSGLRTGRILLPYLAVAVLLSGLSHLLNEAVVVKVNGRAAEIVRRIIFDTPPPELMQNVFFADKDRRYYIGHIAPATKTLRGVMIFELKEGKMSRLITAEYGFAASEDWLLHNAVAYEFDPQGRLRYQAASAELTVTGARPGEHVFRVGKSADDMTSGELRRFIDDLRVKGIHTLSYEVDYHLKSAMSVTPLVFALFGAPLISRVKSHEKVYTALLCVTIVTGYYVIASLSAAAGRASLLPPLWAAWAPPVGFSLLGLALLRRADDV from the coding sequence GTGCTGGTCATCGACCGTTACTTGCTCACATCCCTGGCAAAACCGCTCATCCTGTCCATCGCCGGCCTGTCGCTGCTCTTCCTCAGCTCGGCCATCTTCGAGATGGGCACCTACCTGATCGTCCGCCGGGTCCATCCGTACCTCGTCGGCCTGCTGCTGCTATACAAGCTGCCGTCCGTCCTAGTCGCCACCCTGCCGATGGGCAGCCTGTTCGCCATGCTCTTCGTCCTCGGCAAAATGGCCCGCGACCGTGAACTCATGATCGTCCGCATGTCCGGACTGCGCACCGGCCGCATCCTTCTGCCCTATCTGGCGGTGGCCGTGCTGCTGAGCGGCCTGTCCCACCTCCTTAACGAAGCCGTCGTCGTAAAGGTCAACGGCAGAGCGGCCGAGATCGTCCGCCGCATCATCTTCGACACCCCGCCCCCCGAACTGATGCAGAACGTCTTCTTCGCCGACAAAGACCGACGATACTATATCGGCCACATCGCCCCGGCCACGAAAACCCTGCGCGGCGTCATGATATTCGAGCTCAAGGAAGGCAAAATGAGCCGCCTCATCACCGCCGAGTACGGCTTCGCCGCCAGCGAGGACTGGCTTCTCCACAACGCCGTCGCGTACGAATTCGACCCGCAGGGCCGGCTCCGATACCAGGCGGCGTCCGCCGAACTCACCGTCACCGGGGCCCGTCCCGGCGAACACGTCTTCCGGGTCGGCAAATCCGCGGACGACATGACCAGCGGCGAGCTGCGCCGCTTCATCGACGACCTGCGCGTCAAAGGCATCCACACGCTGTCCTACGAGGTCGACTACCATCTCAAAAGCGCCATGTCCGTCACCCCGCTCGTCTTCGCCCTCTTCGGCGCGCCGCTGATCAGCAGGGTCAAAAGTCACGAGAAAGTCTACACCGCGCTCCTGTGCGTCACCATCGTCACCGGCTACTACGTCATCGCCTCCCTATCGGCGGCCGCGGGTCGCGCCAGCCTCCTGCCGCCCCTCTGGGCCGCCTGGGCGCCGCCGGTCGGCTTTTCCCTGCTGGGGCTCGCCCTCCTGCGGCGGGCCGACGATGTTTAG